In Candidatus Thiodictyon syntrophicum, a genomic segment contains:
- the bchF gene encoding 2-vinyl bacteriochlorophyllide hydratase: protein MPLYTPEERKRRDASPWTLVQGILAPLQFIVFLISLGLVLRYLATGEGAQAATISIVVKTLVLYLIMITGSIWEKVVFGRYLFAPAFFWEDVFSMLVLALHTAYLVALAFDLLSVRDLMWLALAAYATYVINATQFLLKLRAARLQQARESAAAPGGPAPIGQAETAL from the coding sequence ATGCCCCTTTACACGCCGGAGGAGCGCAAGCGCCGCGATGCATCCCCCTGGACCCTGGTCCAGGGCATCCTCGCCCCCCTCCAATTCATTGTATTTCTGATCAGCCTGGGGCTGGTCCTGCGCTATCTCGCCACCGGCGAGGGGGCCCAGGCCGCGACCATCTCCATCGTCGTCAAGACCCTGGTCCTGTACCTGATCATGATCACCGGGTCGATCTGGGAGAAGGTGGTCTTCGGCCGTTACCTGTTCGCCCCCGCCTTTTTCTGGGAAGACGTGTTCAGCATGCTGGTGCTGGCCCTGCACACGGCCTACCTGGTCGCGCTGGCCTTCGACCTGCTGTCCGTCCGCGACCTGATGTGGCTGGCCCTGGCCGCCTATGCGACCTATGTGATCAACGCCACCCAGTTCCTGCTCAAGCTGCGGGCGGCGCGCCTCCAACAGGCCCGCGAATCCGCCGCGGCCCCAGGCGGCCCCGCGCCCATCGGGCAGGCGGAGACGGCCCTGTGA
- the bchL gene encoding ferredoxin:protochlorophyllide reductase (ATP-dependent) iron-sulfur ATP-binding protein produces MSREVALPVLPYSRTSVPPDGEGSVQFQEDEAIGGQAKIFAVYGKGGIGKSTTSSNLSVAFSKLGKRVLQIGCDPKHDSTFTLTKCLVPTVIDILESVQFHPEELRPEDYCYEGYNGVMCVEAGGPPAGTGCGGYVVGQTVKLLKQHHLFEDTDVVIFDVLGDVVCGGFATPLQHAERALIVTANDFDSIFAMNRIAAAIMAKAKNYRVRLGGVIANRSAETDQIDRFIDAVGLKRLAHLPDLDVIRRSRLKKCTLFEMDPGPEVELARAQYMQLAAALWAGTEPLTAQPMRDRDIFDFLGFD; encoded by the coding sequence ATGTCGCGTGAAGTGGCTCTTCCCGTACTCCCGTACTCACGTACTTCCGTACCTCCCGATGGCGAGGGCAGCGTCCAGTTCCAGGAGGACGAGGCCATCGGCGGGCAGGCCAAGATCTTCGCGGTCTACGGCAAGGGCGGGATCGGCAAGAGCACGACCTCCTCGAACCTGTCGGTCGCCTTCTCCAAGCTCGGCAAACGGGTGCTGCAGATCGGCTGCGACCCCAAGCACGACTCCACCTTCACGCTCACCAAGTGCCTGGTGCCCACCGTGATCGATATCCTGGAGTCGGTCCAGTTCCATCCGGAGGAATTGCGGCCGGAAGACTACTGTTATGAGGGCTATAATGGCGTGATGTGCGTGGAGGCCGGCGGGCCCCCGGCGGGCACCGGCTGCGGCGGCTATGTGGTCGGCCAGACGGTGAAGCTCCTGAAACAACATCACCTCTTTGAGGACACCGATGTGGTGATCTTCGACGTGCTGGGCGACGTGGTCTGCGGCGGCTTCGCCACGCCCCTGCAGCACGCGGAGCGGGCGCTCATCGTCACCGCCAACGACTTCGATTCGATCTTCGCCATGAACCGGATCGCCGCGGCGATCATGGCCAAGGCCAAGAACTACCGGGTCCGCCTGGGCGGGGTCATCGCCAACCGCAGCGCCGAGACCGATCAGATCGACCGCTTCATCGACGCCGTGGGCTTGAAGCGTCTGGCCCACCTCCCGGACCTGGACGTGATCCGGCGCAGTCGGCTCAAGAAGTGCACCCTGTTCGAGATGGACCCGGGACCGGAGGTCGAACTGGCCAGGGCCCAATACATGCAACTCGCCGCCGCCCTCTGGGCCGGTACCGAGCCCCTGACCGCGCAACCGATGCGCGACCGCGATATCTTCGATTTTCTGGGATTCGATTGA
- the ppsR gene encoding transcriptional regulator PpsR translates to MNAPGALAERIDGKVAVDLLRTVGDISLVLDAKGTILDCAIGNEALSQELGGDLRGRPWLDTVTSDSRPRVAAILREARAEWPGEWRQVSQLGRPGREVPVQYRAIRFGKHGQILAVGRELQAVASLQQQLVDAQQALERDYWRFRQMETRYRLLFQSVSEAVLIVDAGLRRVVEANPAAALLLGDSASRVVGRPFPEGFDPESARAIEALLGSVFASGKVDSVSVRRRDAAGEIVVSASLLRQDDTTLFVVRICPLPTDPGAAALPDNEAKLLKAVAAAPDSILITDAEGRILAANRAFLNQVELANEHLLRGQSLDRWLGRAGIDLNVLLSTLRQHGTLRLFKTTLRGQYGTTADVEISGAAIEQGPLPCFGFFIRDVGRRLGSGEQTSAGLPVWVAQFTDRVGSAPLKDLVRESTDLIERLCIEAALKLTGGNRASAAELLGLSRQSLYVKLARYGIGGEVVAETE, encoded by the coding sequence GTGAACGCCCCGGGCGCCCTGGCCGAGCGCATCGACGGCAAGGTCGCGGTCGACCTGCTGCGCACCGTCGGCGATATCTCACTGGTGCTCGACGCCAAGGGCACCATCCTCGACTGCGCCATCGGTAACGAGGCCCTGTCGCAAGAACTGGGCGGCGACCTGCGGGGCCGCCCCTGGCTGGACACCGTCACCAGCGACAGCCGTCCGCGGGTCGCGGCCATCCTGCGCGAGGCCCGCGCCGAGTGGCCGGGGGAGTGGCGCCAGGTCAGCCAGTTGGGGCGCCCGGGCCGCGAGGTGCCGGTCCAGTATCGCGCCATCCGCTTCGGCAAGCACGGGCAGATCCTGGCCGTCGGGCGGGAGCTGCAGGCGGTGGCCTCGCTCCAGCAGCAATTGGTCGACGCCCAGCAGGCCCTGGAACGCGACTACTGGCGCTTCCGCCAGATGGAGACCCGCTACCGCCTGCTGTTCCAGAGCGTCTCCGAGGCGGTGCTGATCGTCGATGCGGGCCTGCGCCGAGTGGTGGAGGCGAATCCCGCGGCGGCCCTGCTGCTGGGCGACAGCGCCAGCCGGGTGGTCGGGCGGCCCTTCCCCGAGGGCTTCGACCCCGAGAGCGCCCGCGCCATCGAGGCCCTGCTCGGCAGCGTCTTCGCCAGCGGCAAGGTGGACAGCGTGAGCGTGCGCCGCCGCGACGCGGCCGGGGAGATCGTCGTCTCCGCCTCCCTGTTGCGCCAGGACGACACGACCCTGTTCGTGGTCCGGATCTGCCCGCTGCCGACCGACCCCGGGGCCGCCGCGCTCCCCGACAACGAGGCCAAACTGCTCAAGGCCGTCGCGGCGGCGCCCGACTCCATCCTGATCACCGACGCCGAGGGCCGCATCCTCGCCGCCAATCGCGCCTTTTTGAATCAGGTCGAACTGGCCAATGAGCACCTGCTGCGCGGCCAATCACTCGACCGCTGGCTGGGCCGCGCCGGGATCGACCTCAACGTCCTCTTGAGCACACTGCGCCAGCACGGCACCCTGCGGCTCTTCAAGACCACCCTGCGCGGTCAATACGGCACCACCGCCGATGTCGAGATCTCGGGCGCCGCCATCGAACAGGGGCCCTTGCCCTGCTTCGGCTTCTTCATCCGCGACGTCGGCCGGCGGCTGGGCAGCGGCGAGCAGACCTCCGCCGGCCTGCCGGTGTGGGTCGCCCAATTCACCGACCGGGTCGGCAGCGCCCCGCTTAAAGACCTGGTGCGCGAATCCACCGACCTCATCGAGCGCCTGTGCATCGAGGCCGCCTTGAAACTCACCGGCGGCAATCGCGCCTCGGCGGCGGAGTTGCTGGGGCTGAGTCGGCAGAGTCTCTATGTCAAACTTGCGCGATATGGGATTGGGGGGGAGGTGGTAGCGGAGACGGAGTAA
- a CDS encoding ferredoxin:protochlorophyllide reductase (ATP-dependent) subunit N yields MSGAVPTSPGARGAALPQILRESGQCEVFCGLSSIVWLHRKMHDTFFLVVGSRTCAHLLQSAAGVMIFAEPRFATAILQERDLAGIADCHDELDLVVNRLLERRADIRTLFLVGSCPSEVIKLDLHKAAERLTSAQRGRVKVLAFSGSGLETTFTQGEDQCVAALLPELPRLKAGERNLLVLGTLADVVEDQFNRLFDALGIGPVQFLPGTDTQSFPPLGEGTSVLFAQPFFNETAGLLAARGAHLLSAPFPFGVEGTLAWLKAAARAWGLTDAQFEGAIAGPAERARGSLARYREVLAGRRMTFLPDSQLEIPLARFLHRECGVELLEVGTPYLDRRAMQPELDLLPPDLRLVEGQDVDRQLDRVAAERPDLTVCGLGLANPLEALGLRTKWSIELVFTPIHGFEQAADLAELFARPLLRRAALKV; encoded by the coding sequence GTGAGCGGCGCCGTGCCCACGTCGCCCGGCGCCCGCGGCGCCGCCTTACCGCAGATCCTGCGCGAGTCCGGCCAGTGCGAGGTCTTCTGCGGGCTCAGCAGCATCGTCTGGCTGCACCGCAAGATGCACGACACCTTCTTCCTGGTGGTCGGCTCACGCACCTGCGCCCACCTGCTCCAGTCCGCCGCCGGGGTGATGATCTTCGCCGAGCCGCGCTTCGCGACCGCCATCCTCCAGGAACGCGACCTGGCCGGTATCGCCGACTGTCATGACGAACTGGATCTGGTCGTCAACCGCCTCCTGGAGCGTCGGGCGGACATCCGCACCCTGTTCCTGGTCGGTTCCTGCCCCTCGGAGGTCATCAAGCTCGACCTGCACAAGGCGGCCGAGCGGCTGACCAGTGCCCAGCGGGGGCGGGTCAAGGTGCTCGCCTTCAGCGGCAGCGGCCTGGAGACCACCTTCACCCAGGGCGAGGACCAGTGCGTCGCCGCCCTGCTGCCGGAATTGCCGCGCCTCAAGGCCGGGGAGCGCAACCTGCTGGTGCTCGGGACCCTGGCGGATGTCGTCGAGGACCAGTTCAACCGCCTGTTCGACGCACTCGGCATCGGTCCGGTGCAGTTCCTCCCGGGCACCGACACCCAGTCCTTCCCGCCCCTTGGGGAGGGAACCAGCGTCCTGTTCGCCCAGCCCTTTTTCAACGAGACCGCGGGGCTGCTGGCGGCCCGCGGGGCGCACCTGCTGAGCGCCCCCTTCCCCTTCGGGGTCGAGGGGACCCTGGCCTGGCTCAAGGCCGCCGCCCGGGCCTGGGGGCTCACGGACGCGCAGTTCGAGGGCGCCATTGCCGGCCCCGCCGAGCGGGCGCGCGGGTCGCTGGCACGTTACCGTGAGGTGCTGGCCGGGCGGCGCATGACCTTCCTGCCCGACTCCCAATTGGAGATACCGCTCGCGCGCTTCCTGCACCGCGAGTGCGGGGTCGAGTTACTCGAGGTCGGCACCCCCTATCTGGACCGACGCGCCATGCAGCCCGAACTGGACCTGCTCCCGCCGGACCTGCGGCTGGTGGAGGGTCAGGACGTGGACCGGCAACTGGATCGGGTCGCGGCCGAGCGTCCGGACCTGACCGTCTGCGGCCTGGGGCTGGCCAACCCGCTGGAGGCGCTCGGTCTGCGCACCAAGTGGTCGATCGAACTGGTGTTCACGCCCATCCACGGCTTCGAGCAGGCGGCCGACCTCGCGGAACTGTTCGCCCGCCCCCTGCTGCGCCGCGCCGCCCTGAAGGTCTAG
- the bchM gene encoding magnesium protoporphyrin IX methyltransferase: MPTSSYQERRGEIETYFDRTAADAWGRLTSDAPVSRVRATVRAGRDLMRATLLGWLPADLTGRRLLDAGCGTGALAVEAARRGATVVAIDVAPTLIALAQERSPKDLGVGSLEFLVGDMTDPALGTFDHVVAMDSVIHYRSEDVVVLLAKVAARTQGSILFTYAPRTPLLAVMHAVGQFFPRGDRSPAIVPVSPKRLAQLIAAEAGLAGWHLGRTQRITRGFYTSQALELIRGPSGAPIGGPAHP; encoded by the coding sequence ATGCCGACCAGCTCTTATCAAGAACGCCGCGGCGAGATCGAGACCTACTTCGACCGCACCGCCGCCGATGCCTGGGGCCGCCTCACCTCCGACGCCCCGGTCAGCCGGGTGCGCGCCACGGTGCGCGCCGGCCGGGACCTGATGCGGGCGACGCTGCTCGGTTGGCTGCCCGCGGATCTGACGGGTCGGCGGCTGCTCGATGCGGGTTGCGGCACCGGGGCCCTGGCGGTCGAGGCAGCGCGCCGCGGGGCAACCGTAGTCGCCATCGATGTGGCCCCGACCCTGATCGCCCTGGCGCAGGAGCGCAGCCCCAAGGATCTCGGCGTCGGCAGCCTCGAGTTTCTGGTGGGCGACATGACCGACCCGGCGCTCGGGACCTTCGACCATGTGGTCGCCATGGACTCGGTGATCCACTACCGCAGTGAGGACGTGGTCGTCCTGCTGGCCAAGGTGGCCGCCCGGACCCAGGGCTCCATCCTCTTCACCTATGCCCCGCGCACCCCGCTCCTGGCGGTGATGCACGCCGTGGGGCAGTTCTTCCCGCGCGGCGACCGCTCCCCCGCCATCGTGCCCGTCAGCCCCAAACGGCTGGCGCAACTGATCGCGGCGGAGGCGGGCCTCGCCGGCTGGCACCTGGGGCGCACCCAACGCATCACCCGCGGCTTTTACACCTCGCAGGCCCTGGAGTTGATCCGGGGGCCGAGTGGGGCGCCGATAGGGGGGCCGGCGCACCCATGA
- a CDS encoding magnesium chelatase subunit H, producing MRKRTSDADRSTPRDTPIRVVIVALDGHLAGTLDRARPGLRRDIPGLALSLHAAAEWAGDPQAVERCRADVATADIVINTMLVMEEHIQPILPALQARRDHCDAMVSCMSAGEVMRLTRMGGFSMDGKQGGPLALLKRLRGGSKKEGQESNAGSQQMSMLRRIPKLLRFIPGTAQDVRAYFLSLQYWLAGSEENIANMVRYLVDRYADGERRGLRGTLKVPPPLEYPDVGIYHPRLPGHISDDLGKLPPAGRDCKGTVGLLLMRSYVLAGNANHYDGVIASLESRGLRVVPAYASGLDARPAVERFFMHHGRASVDAVVSLTGFSLVGGPAYNDAKAAQELLTKLDVPYLSTLAVEFQTMEQWQDSDQGLLPVEATMMVAIPELDGSTGPMVFGGRSNAVAVDQARDMQSHNERTEMLASRVARLVSLRRTARRDRKVAIVLFNFPPNAGNTGTAAYLSVFSSLFNTLTALKAAGYAVDVPKDVDALREGIVNGNASRYGAHANVHARVPVDHHVRREPYLKQIEKQWGSAPGKQQADGRSIFVLGERYGNVFVGVQPAFGYEGDPMRLLFEKGFTPTHAFTAFYRYLKEEFGADAVLHFGTHGALEFMPGKQSGLSAECWPDRLIGDLPNLYLYASNNPSEGTIAKRRAAATLISYLTPPIAHAGLYRGLIDLKGSIERWRSLPPDEVNERHGLAELIQAQGAELDLNPAEPAWGDAFEEPIARLNKAVLELEYTLIPDGLHIVGQAPTVDQRIDLLLAIAEASHDARPPREALAALVGGANVNRSLAAGSMPKTEENVSLLTQLGETNRLLTEQHEIPSILHALDGGYVRPAPGGDLLRTPEILPTGRNLHGFDPYRIPSRFAVADGARQTQRLLERYAVEGNPLPECVALVLWGTDNLKTEGGPIAQALALMGTVPRFDSFGRLTGATLIPLAELGRPRIDCVMTLSGIFRDLLPLQTRLLADASYLAATADEPLDQNFVRKHALAYQEANGCDLETAALRVFSNADGAYGANVNYLVDSSRWDEGDELAETYTRRKCFAYGRSGKPMQNADLLTSVLGNVELAYQNLDSVELGVTSIDHYFDTLGGISRAVGRARGTDVPVFIGDQTTGDGVVRTLAEQVALETRTRMLNPKWYEGMLAHGYEGVRQIETHVTNTMGWSATTGQVAPWVYQRLTETYVLDDEMRERLAALNPTASAKVASRLIEAHERNYWTPDAATLEALRRAGEELEDRLEGVFQEAAA from the coding sequence ATGCGAAAGCGCACTTCGGACGCTGACCGTTCGACCCCGCGGGATACCCCGATCCGCGTCGTCATCGTGGCCCTGGACGGCCACCTGGCGGGCACCCTGGACCGGGCGCGCCCGGGTCTGCGCCGGGACATTCCCGGACTGGCGCTCAGCCTGCACGCCGCCGCCGAGTGGGCGGGGGACCCGCAGGCGGTCGAGCGCTGTCGCGCCGACGTGGCCACCGCCGACATCGTCATCAACACCATGCTGGTGATGGAAGAGCACATACAGCCGATCCTGCCGGCGCTGCAGGCGCGCCGTGATCACTGCGACGCCATGGTCAGTTGCATGTCGGCCGGCGAGGTCATGCGCCTGACCCGCATGGGCGGCTTCAGCATGGACGGCAAGCAGGGCGGCCCCCTGGCGCTGCTCAAACGCCTGCGCGGCGGCAGCAAGAAGGAGGGGCAGGAGTCCAACGCCGGCTCCCAACAGATGAGCATGTTGCGGCGCATCCCCAAGCTGCTGCGCTTCATCCCCGGCACCGCCCAGGACGTGCGCGCCTATTTCCTGAGCCTGCAATACTGGCTGGCGGGGTCCGAGGAAAACATCGCCAATATGGTCCGCTATCTGGTGGACCGCTATGCCGACGGCGAGCGCCGGGGCCTGCGCGGTACCCTCAAGGTGCCCCCGCCGCTGGAGTATCCGGACGTCGGCATCTATCACCCGCGCCTGCCCGGTCACATCAGTGACGACCTGGGCAAGCTCCCGCCCGCCGGGCGCGACTGCAAGGGCACCGTCGGGCTGCTCCTGATGCGCTCCTATGTCCTGGCCGGCAACGCCAATCACTATGACGGGGTGATCGCGTCCCTGGAGTCGCGCGGGCTGCGCGTGGTCCCGGCCTATGCCAGCGGGCTCGACGCCCGCCCGGCGGTCGAGCGCTTCTTCATGCACCACGGCCGCGCCAGCGTGGACGCGGTGGTCTCGCTCACCGGCTTCTCGCTCGTCGGCGGACCGGCCTACAACGACGCCAAGGCGGCCCAGGAACTGCTGACCAAACTGGACGTGCCCTATCTGTCCACCCTGGCGGTCGAGTTCCAGACCATGGAACAGTGGCAGGACTCCGACCAGGGACTGCTGCCGGTGGAGGCCACCATGATGGTCGCCATCCCGGAACTGGACGGCTCCACCGGACCCATGGTCTTCGGCGGACGCTCCAACGCCGTCGCCGTCGATCAGGCGCGCGACATGCAGTCGCACAATGAGCGCACCGAGATGCTGGCGTCGCGGGTCGCCCGGCTGGTGTCGCTGCGGCGCACGGCGCGGCGCGACCGCAAGGTCGCCATCGTGCTCTTCAACTTCCCGCCCAATGCGGGCAACACCGGCACCGCCGCCTATCTGTCGGTCTTCTCGTCCCTGTTCAATACCTTGACCGCACTCAAGGCGGCCGGCTACGCGGTCGACGTGCCCAAGGACGTCGATGCGCTGCGCGAGGGCATCGTCAACGGCAACGCCTCGCGCTATGGCGCGCACGCCAATGTACACGCCCGGGTCCCGGTCGACCACCATGTGCGCCGCGAGCCCTACCTGAAGCAGATCGAGAAGCAGTGGGGCTCGGCCCCCGGCAAACAGCAGGCGGACGGGCGCTCCATCTTCGTGCTCGGCGAGCGCTACGGTAACGTCTTCGTCGGCGTGCAGCCCGCCTTCGGCTACGAGGGCGACCCCATGCGCCTGCTGTTCGAGAAGGGCTTCACCCCCACCCACGCCTTCACCGCCTTCTATCGCTATCTGAAGGAGGAATTCGGGGCGGACGCGGTGCTGCACTTCGGTACCCACGGCGCCCTGGAGTTCATGCCCGGCAAGCAGTCCGGACTCTCCGCCGAGTGCTGGCCGGACCGCCTGATCGGCGACCTGCCCAACCTCTATCTCTATGCCTCCAACAACCCATCGGAAGGGACCATCGCCAAGCGCCGCGCCGCCGCGACCCTGATCAGCTATCTGACCCCGCCGATCGCCCATGCCGGGCTCTATCGCGGGCTCATCGATCTCAAGGGCTCGATCGAGCGCTGGCGCAGCCTCCCGCCCGACGAGGTCAACGAGCGCCACGGCCTGGCCGAACTCATCCAGGCGCAGGGGGCGGAGCTCGACCTGAACCCGGCCGAGCCGGCCTGGGGCGACGCCTTCGAGGAGCCCATCGCGCGCCTCAACAAGGCGGTCCTTGAGCTGGAATACACCCTGATCCCGGACGGCCTGCACATCGTCGGCCAGGCCCCGACGGTGGATCAGCGCATCGACCTGCTGCTCGCCATCGCCGAGGCCAGTCACGACGCCCGCCCCCCCCGCGAGGCCCTGGCCGCGCTGGTCGGCGGTGCGAACGTCAATCGGTCACTCGCGGCCGGGTCCATGCCGAAGACCGAGGAGAACGTGAGTCTGCTGACGCAACTCGGTGAGACCAATCGGCTGCTGACCGAGCAACACGAGATCCCGTCCATCCTGCACGCACTCGACGGCGGCTATGTGCGCCCCGCCCCCGGCGGCGACCTGCTGCGCACCCCCGAGATCCTGCCCACCGGGCGCAATCTGCACGGCTTCGACCCCTATCGCATCCCCAGCCGTTTCGCCGTAGCCGACGGGGCGCGCCAGACGCAGCGCCTGCTGGAGCGCTACGCCGTCGAGGGCAACCCCCTGCCGGAGTGCGTGGCCCTGGTGCTCTGGGGTACCGACAACCTCAAGACCGAGGGCGGCCCCATCGCCCAGGCCCTGGCCCTGATGGGGACGGTGCCGCGTTTCGACAGCTTCGGCCGCCTGACCGGCGCCACCCTGATCCCGCTGGCCGAACTGGGCCGGCCGCGCATCGACTGCGTCATGACCCTGTCAGGCATCTTCCGCGACCTGCTGCCGCTGCAGACCCGGCTGCTCGCCGATGCCTCCTATCTCGCCGCCACCGCGGACGAGCCGCTGGACCAGAACTTCGTGCGCAAGCACGCCCTGGCCTATCAGGAGGCCAATGGCTGTGATCTCGAAACCGCCGCGCTGCGCGTCTTCAGCAACGCCGACGGGGCCTACGGGGCCAACGTCAACTATCTGGTCGACAGCAGCCGCTGGGACGAGGGCGACGAACTGGCCGAGACCTATACCCGCCGCAAGTGTTTCGCCTACGGGCGCTCCGGCAAGCCCATGCAGAACGCCGATCTGCTGACCAGCGTGCTCGGCAATGTCGAACTCGCCTACCAGAACCTGGACTCGGTGGAACTGGGCGTCACCTCGATCGACCACTATTTCGACACCCTGGGCGGCATCAGCCGTGCCGTGGGCCGCGCCCGCGGCACCGATGTCCCGGTCTTTATCGGCGACCAGACTACCGGTGACGGGGTGGTGCGCACGCTCGCCGAGCAGGTAGCGCTGGAGACCCGCACCCGCATGCTCAATCCCAAGTGGTACGAGGGGATGCTGGCCCACGGCTACGAGGGGGTGCGCCAGATCGAGACCCATGTGACCAACACCATGGGCTGGTCCGCCACCACCGGCCAGGTCGCCCCCTGGGTTTACCAGCGCCTGACCGAGACCTATGTCCTGGATGACGAGATGCGCGAGCGCCTCGCCGCACTCAATCCGACCGCCTCGGCCAAGGTCGCCAGCCGGCTGATCGAGGCCCACGAACGCAATTACTGGACGCCCGACGCCGCCACCCTCGAGGCCCTGCGCCGCGCCGGCGAGGAGTTGGAGGATCGGCTGGAAGGCGTCTTCCAGGAGGCCGCCGCTTGA
- the bchB gene encoding ferredoxin:protochlorophyllide reductase (ATP-dependent) subunit B: protein MQLTVWTYEGPPHIGAMRIAASMRAVHCVLHAPQGDTYADLLFTMIERGERRPPVSYTTFKARDLGTDTAELLKTRVRETYERFKPDLLLVGEACTAELLQDQAGTLAASMGLPVPVVPLELSAFSRQENWGASETFYQVVRRILQQQVPAPGAEPRASVRERCAGRRPTANLLGPTALGFRCRDDVVEVTRLLDAIGVDVNLVAPLGASPADIARIPAADFNCCLYPEVALAACSWLERMFKLPTVKAIPIGVGATRDFLREIGALTGIDVDAALEAGASRLPWYSRSVDSTYLTGKRVYIFADATHAIAAARICAEELGFKVVGLGTYSRELAREVRAAAALYGIEALITDDYLEVETQVAGLHPELVLGTQMERHIAKRLGVPCAVIGAPHHVQDCPARYAPQMGFEGTNVIFDTWVHPLMMGLEEHLLTMFRGDFEFHDEAAPSHLPAAVGKGPVGSGQQPADTSASAADPLDTDHQPLTTGWSPEAERELKKIPFFVRGKARRNTELFATERGIQMITVETLYDAKAHFGR, encoded by the coding sequence ATGCAACTGACGGTCTGGACCTACGAAGGACCCCCGCACATCGGTGCCATGCGCATCGCCGCCTCCATGCGCGCGGTGCACTGCGTGCTGCACGCCCCCCAGGGCGACACCTACGCGGACCTGCTGTTCACCATGATCGAGCGCGGCGAGCGCCGCCCGCCGGTCAGCTATACCACCTTCAAGGCGCGCGACCTGGGGACCGACACGGCGGAATTGCTCAAGACCCGGGTCCGTGAGACCTACGAGCGCTTCAAGCCCGACCTGCTGCTGGTCGGCGAGGCCTGCACCGCGGAACTGCTCCAGGACCAAGCCGGGACGCTCGCCGCCTCAATGGGCCTGCCGGTCCCGGTGGTGCCGCTGGAACTCTCCGCCTTCTCCCGCCAGGAGAACTGGGGGGCGAGCGAGACCTTCTACCAGGTGGTGCGCCGCATCCTGCAGCAGCAGGTCCCGGCCCCCGGCGCCGAACCGCGTGCGAGCGTGCGCGAGCGCTGCGCGGGCCGCCGGCCGACGGCCAACCTGCTCGGCCCCACCGCGCTCGGTTTTCGCTGTCGCGACGACGTAGTGGAGGTCACCCGGCTCCTGGACGCGATCGGCGTCGATGTGAACCTGGTCGCCCCCCTGGGCGCCTCCCCCGCCGACATCGCCCGGATTCCCGCGGCCGACTTCAACTGCTGTCTCTATCCGGAGGTCGCCCTGGCGGCCTGCAGTTGGCTGGAGCGGATGTTCAAGCTGCCGACGGTGAAGGCCATCCCCATCGGGGTGGGCGCCACCCGCGACTTCCTGCGCGAGATCGGCGCCCTGACCGGGATTGATGTCGATGCGGCCCTTGAGGCCGGCGCCTCGCGCCTGCCCTGGTACTCCCGCTCGGTGGACTCGACCTACCTCACCGGCAAGCGTGTCTATATCTTCGCCGACGCCACCCACGCGATCGCCGCGGCCCGCATCTGCGCCGAGGAACTGGGGTTCAAGGTCGTGGGGCTCGGCACCTATTCGCGTGAACTGGCCCGCGAGGTCCGGGCCGCCGCCGCGCTCTATGGGATCGAGGCCCTGATCACGGACGACTATCTGGAGGTCGAGACCCAGGTCGCGGGGCTGCACCCGGAACTGGTGTTGGGCACCCAGATGGAGCGCCACATCGCCAAACGGCTCGGCGTCCCCTGCGCCGTCATCGGCGCGCCCCACCATGTGCAGGACTGCCCGGCCCGCTACGCGCCCCAAATGGGCTTCGAGGGCACCAACGTCATCTTCGACACCTGGGTCCACCCACTGATGATGGGCCTGGAAGAACATTTGCTGACCATGTTCCGGGGCGATTTCGAGTTTCATGACGAGGCCGCCCCCTCGCACCTGCCGGCGGCAGTGGGGAAGGGTCCAGTGGGCAGTGGTCAGCAACCAGCAGATACCTCCGCATCCGCGGCCGACCCGCTGGACACCGACCACCAACCACTGACCACTGGCTGGTCCCCCGAGGCCGAGCGGGAGCTGAAGAAGATCCCCTTTTTCGTCCGCGGCAAGGCCCGCCGCAACACCGAATTATTTGCCACTGAACGCGGCATTCAAATGATTACCGTGGAGACGCTCTACGATGCGAAAGCGCACTTCGGACGCTGA